One genomic window of Acidimicrobiia bacterium includes the following:
- a CDS encoding FAD-dependent oxidoreductase: MSETADVVVVGAGIVGSAIAYQIARRSSLSVTLLDKGAGPAEGSTGASSSICRCRYSNPDVIRLARDGLAAYRNWAEFTGLKRPGNEFTHTGVLWLLNEDRARLEAERDRLGEAGVAISLLSSDEITARFPSLSTCVAPFDLTGAVEHECRQIELAVFEEDAGYADPSAANADLIEATRNWGGSVRFRSGVTGIRKDGERVAGIELADGSAIEAGLVVNAAGPWCNRLNQLAGLDLHWPLEPTRVQVVYRDWPQELGSLPIVVEASTGIYLRPDAAGSRILFGSVLEEDERERVEDPDHFKTSADAAFRDIKIHGLHHRIPGLPHRGGVTGIAGLYTINRTDVHPVVGPSGMDGYWLANGLSGHGFKLAPMIGSMVAQAITGERASFDTDVPMSLLSVDRDPIDVAAKSVLA; this comes from the coding sequence ATGAGTGAAACCGCTGATGTCGTCGTCGTCGGGGCCGGGATCGTCGGGAGCGCGATCGCCTATCAGATCGCTCGCCGGTCCTCGCTGAGCGTCACGTTGCTCGACAAGGGAGCCGGGCCGGCGGAGGGCTCGACCGGCGCTTCCTCGTCCATCTGCCGTTGCCGCTACTCCAATCCGGACGTCATCCGCCTGGCGCGTGACGGACTGGCCGCCTATCGCAACTGGGCGGAGTTCACGGGACTGAAGCGGCCGGGGAACGAGTTCACGCACACGGGGGTGTTGTGGCTGCTCAACGAGGACAGGGCCCGTCTCGAAGCGGAGCGTGACCGCCTCGGAGAAGCAGGAGTGGCGATCTCGCTGCTCTCCTCCGACGAAATCACCGCGCGGTTTCCCAGCCTCTCGACTTGCGTTGCACCTTTCGACCTGACCGGCGCGGTGGAACACGAGTGCCGTCAGATCGAACTGGCGGTCTTCGAAGAGGATGCCGGCTACGCCGATCCGTCCGCAGCCAACGCGGATCTCATCGAAGCGACCCGCAACTGGGGAGGATCCGTCCGTTTCCGCTCCGGGGTCACCGGCATCCGCAAGGACGGAGAACGGGTCGCCGGGATCGAACTCGCCGACGGAAGTGCGATCGAAGCCGGTCTGGTCGTCAATGCGGCCGGTCCATGGTGCAATCGGCTGAACCAGCTGGCCGGACTCGATCTTCATTGGCCGTTGGAACCAACCCGGGTTCAGGTTGTCTATCGGGACTGGCCCCAGGAGCTCGGTTCGCTTCCGATAGTCGTGGAAGCGTCGACCGGCATCTACCTACGGCCCGACGCAGCCGGCAGCCGGATCCTGTTCGGTTCGGTCCTGGAGGAAGACGAGCGAGAGCGGGTGGAAGACCCAGACCACTTCAAGACGAGTGCCGACGCGGCGTTTCGCGACATCAAGATCCACGGTCTTCATCATCGGATTCCCGGGCTTCCTCATCGCGGGGGAGTGACCGGTATCGCCGGCCTCTACACAATCAACCGCACCGATGTGCATCCCGTTGTCGGTCCCAGTGGAATGGACGGATACTGGCTGGCCAACGGGTTGAGCGGGCACGGATTCAAACTCGCACCCATGATCGGATCGATGGTCGCCCAGGCGATCACCGGGGAGCGGGCCTCATTCGACACCGATGTGCCGATGTCTCTGCTCTCCGTCGACAGGGATCCGATCGATGTGGCCGCCAAGAGTGTGCTCGCTTGA